A region from the Riemerella anatipestifer genome encodes:
- a CDS encoding putative porin, with translation MRYIFFIVVLLVSTWLKAQEKSGDKIKQDSLVIDRGGKDSAKVFIPTIQDYRYKTQFGQYQVFDTVFSIDKYHQFTQYNNRDIFGKVPFANIGAGFQDLVYSVNSEQNLTLLPTNKSYFIQGIQDIHYYDVKTPTTAFVYHNGVGNGGTLKSTYTQNIGKNFNFALDYTGLRSQGFYRRSLTSSNNFTVSAQFQSRNQKYQAYAHFTHQNVNAEEYGGIVSLDNFLNDTRFKNRNNLEVNLTGSDSRFSYRRYYYSHEFRPFSSERFPFKLRHSIFHQGNKYYFKQSSVESYFQQRGGGVLIEMPLVNKKYSENLSNTISLLWDNEKFKLDAGIRHQSISLGTGNAQFDIYKENRLGAIGNLDINLWDKLKLQSFLEVSRGAVFGNYLKTTNHLKLEPIEGYFLDAKANFQSVAPSFNYLVNASLYPNFNYQWQDFKNQNILEIGGILGLKWFDAKVSASYFRIDQMAYFNELYQPKQSSASVNISQIGGEALFKYGKFNFNPNLLFQAVLNNKDLLPLPHFVGRLNFYYQTPAFKKAAELQTGIQVYYFSKFNSREYAPVLNEFVLPSASAHSIGGQPIASAYFNMKVKRMLIYAEAQHFNTTFMKNRSYTAPYFPISDFRLNLGIVWYLFY, from the coding sequence ATGAGGTACATTTTTTTTATAGTAGTGTTATTGGTTTCTACTTGGTTAAAAGCACAAGAGAAATCGGGAGATAAAATAAAGCAAGATTCATTAGTTATAGATAGAGGAGGAAAAGATTCTGCTAAAGTCTTTATTCCTACTATTCAAGATTATAGATATAAGACACAGTTTGGGCAGTATCAAGTGTTTGATACGGTTTTTAGTATAGATAAATACCATCAATTTACCCAGTATAACAATAGAGATATTTTTGGTAAAGTGCCATTTGCTAATATAGGAGCAGGTTTTCAAGATTTAGTGTATTCCGTTAATTCAGAGCAGAACTTAACTCTTTTGCCAACTAATAAATCATACTTCATACAAGGTATTCAAGATATACACTATTATGATGTTAAAACGCCTACTACGGCTTTTGTTTACCATAATGGTGTTGGAAATGGGGGAACTCTAAAATCTACCTATACCCAAAATATTGGGAAGAATTTCAATTTTGCGTTAGATTATACGGGACTGAGGTCTCAAGGGTTTTATAGAAGAAGTTTGACCTCTAGTAATAATTTTACAGTTTCGGCACAGTTTCAGTCTAGAAATCAAAAATATCAAGCTTATGCCCACTTTACACACCAGAATGTTAATGCAGAAGAGTATGGAGGTATTGTAAGCTTGGATAATTTCCTTAACGATACCCGATTTAAAAATAGAAATAATCTTGAAGTCAATCTCACGGGTTCTGATTCTAGATTTTCATATAGAAGGTATTATTACAGTCACGAATTTCGTCCGTTTTCTTCGGAGCGTTTTCCGTTTAAGTTAAGGCATAGCATTTTTCATCAAGGTAATAAATATTACTTTAAACAATCTAGTGTAGAAAGTTATTTTCAGCAAAGAGGTGGCGGTGTATTAATAGAGATGCCTTTGGTGAATAAAAAATATTCTGAGAACTTAAGTAATACAATAAGTTTACTTTGGGATAATGAAAAATTTAAACTAGATGCAGGTATTAGGCATCAAAGTATCAGTTTAGGTACAGGTAATGCTCAGTTTGATATTTATAAGGAAAATAGACTAGGAGCGATTGGGAATTTAGACATCAACCTTTGGGATAAACTGAAGTTGCAGTCTTTCTTAGAAGTCTCTAGAGGTGCTGTTTTTGGAAATTATTTAAAAACAACCAATCATTTAAAGTTAGAACCTATTGAGGGCTATTTTTTAGATGCTAAAGCTAACTTTCAGTCGGTAGCACCAAGTTTTAACTATTTGGTAAATGCTTCACTTTATCCTAATTTTAATTATCAGTGGCAAGATTTCAAAAATCAAAATATTCTAGAAATTGGTGGAATTTTAGGCTTGAAATGGTTTGATGCAAAAGTATCAGCCAGTTATTTTAGGATAGACCAAATGGCTTATTTTAATGAGTTGTATCAGCCTAAGCAAAGTTCGGCTTCGGTTAATATTTCTCAGATTGGTGGAGAAGCTCTGTTTAAGTATGGTAAATTTAACTTTAATCCAAATCTTTTATTTCAGGCGGTTCTCAATAATAAAGATTTGTTGCCTTTGCCACATTTTGTAGGAAGGCTCAACTTCTATTATCAAACACCAGCCTTTAAAAAAGCGGCAGAATTACAGACGGGAATTCAGGTGTATTATTTTTCAAAGTTCAACTCTAGAGAATATGCTCCTGTGCTTAACGAATTTGTGTTGCCGTCTGCTTCTGCTCATAGTATAGGAGGGCAACCTATTGCTTCGGCTTATTTTAATATGAAAGTGAAAAGAATGCTTATCTATGCAGAAGCACAGCATTTTAATACTACATTTATGAAAAATAGGTCATATACAGCACCATATTTTCCTATTTCTGATTTTAGGCTTAATTTAGGTATAGTTTGGTATCTTTTTTACTAA
- the bshC gene encoding bacillithiol biosynthesis cysteine-adding enzyme BshC, with protein MKTLIPFQEIDTIPKLIRDFLDDKIEDFKPYSFNITNIVDKIEAKSQTFSNEKREVLVKVIQEQYEGIELSSSQKENLEALLKENAFTITTGHQLNLFTGPVFFIYKILQTIKTSIYLREQFSEKHFVPIFWMATEDHDFDEINHFRTDENYYEIEGVQGGAVGRIKVESNTFLEQFKKEMESFPFGKELVSWLEEAYGLGQSLSQSIRILAQKLFSDYGLLLIDGDNKALKLQMTSIFREELFSQKLYNETKQRIAYLSQSYSKVQVNPREINLFYLTDKRQRIERDGDLFRVIDTKKVFTELEMLEELQNFPERFSPNALMRPVYQETILPNIAYIGGNAEVMYWLELVDYFRSIGLEFPVLIPRHSFTFIDEKTFAKIDKLGFNVKDFFNDYQRVFGEKLLKKSTLLPIIDEKEKLLKQGFDELKEEAQQTEVTFFNLVEAEQKRQLKSYQKMRARLLKAEKKKNQDLLERLNLLADRINPNAKWQERQYNFSIFYRGLGRKWLDICLEEMPVDKSVMLVLAI; from the coding sequence ATGAAAACGCTTATTCCATTTCAGGAGATAGATACAATCCCTAAGCTAATTAGGGATTTTTTAGATGATAAAATAGAGGATTTTAAACCGTATTCATTTAATATTACCAACATAGTTGATAAGATAGAGGCTAAATCCCAAACATTTTCTAATGAAAAAAGAGAAGTTTTAGTTAAAGTCATTCAAGAGCAATATGAAGGTATTGAGCTTTCTTCATCACAAAAGGAGAATTTGGAGGCTTTGCTAAAAGAAAATGCATTTACTATCACTACGGGACATCAGCTTAACTTGTTTACAGGACCTGTGTTTTTTATTTATAAAATTTTACAGACGATTAAGACCAGCATTTATCTTAGAGAGCAGTTTTCTGAAAAACATTTTGTTCCTATTTTTTGGATGGCTACAGAAGACCACGATTTTGATGAAATCAATCACTTTAGGACAGATGAAAATTACTACGAGATAGAAGGCGTACAAGGTGGAGCGGTTGGTAGAATTAAGGTGGAATCTAACACATTTTTAGAGCAATTTAAAAAGGAAATGGAGAGTTTCCCTTTTGGAAAAGAACTTGTTAGTTGGCTAGAGGAAGCTTATGGTTTAGGGCAGAGTTTATCGCAATCTATAAGAATTTTAGCTCAAAAATTATTTTCAGATTATGGACTTTTACTCATAGATGGCGATAATAAGGCTTTGAAATTGCAAATGACTTCCATCTTTAGAGAAGAACTTTTTTCTCAAAAACTTTATAACGAAACTAAACAAAGGATAGCATATTTATCGCAATCATACTCTAAAGTGCAGGTAAATCCTAGAGAAATCAACTTGTTTTACCTTACAGACAAACGTCAAAGGATAGAGCGAGATGGAGATTTATTTAGAGTGATAGACACCAAAAAGGTATTTACAGAGCTAGAGATGTTGGAGGAATTACAAAATTTCCCTGAAAGATTCAGTCCTAATGCCTTGATGAGACCTGTTTACCAGGAGACGATATTGCCTAATATCGCTTATATAGGGGGAAATGCAGAAGTAATGTATTGGCTAGAGCTGGTAGATTATTTTAGAAGTATAGGGTTAGAGTTTCCAGTTTTAATACCACGCCATTCATTCACTTTTATTGATGAAAAAACTTTTGCTAAAATTGATAAGTTAGGGTTTAATGTTAAGGACTTTTTCAATGATTATCAACGAGTGTTTGGAGAAAAACTCTTGAAAAAATCTACTTTATTACCTATTATTGATGAGAAAGAAAAATTGCTAAAGCAAGGTTTTGATGAATTGAAAGAAGAAGCTCAACAGACAGAAGTTACTTTCTTTAACCTTGTGGAAGCAGAACAGAAGCGTCAGCTAAAATCGTATCAAAAAATGAGAGCCCGCCTGTTAAAAGCAGAAAAGAAAAAAAATCAGGATTTGTTAGAACGATTGAATTTGCTAGCAGACAGGATAAATCCTAATGCCAAATGGCAGGAAAGACAATATAATTTTAGTATATTTTACAGAGGTTTAGGTAGAAAATGGTTGGATATCTGTTTAGAAGAAATGCCTGTGGATAAGTCGGTAATGTTAGTGTTAGCTATTTAA
- a CDS encoding amino acid ABC transporter substrate-binding protein translates to MKKILIAPIFLMSFFLQAQTHTVAEKETPYSISRKYGLSIKELYELNPEIKDGAIKIGQTLNVGKKSTRPKQKVVDSSKEVQLGKIILKPKQTLYSLTRQYHVTEAEVRKLNPNLEMKIGEEVVLPLDKITKYGAAELVTISTTKETTTPTTTQENSSAEKATKTLAEGEYEVQAKDNYYRIMRQFGISKKDLFALNPGLEESGLKVGEVIKVKHQAIASSTESAKPDFSETKKVTLSQEDYITYTVQEGDTVFGILNKYDLDLDQLLELNPQISEGLKQGMVLKIKKFNKAYVKKNTNALKVVLMLPFGFDTGDSKYRGLATDFLMGAKLAVEMNARKGQELDFNIIDAGNEKAFKKNLIQIDPSNTDLIIGPLFKSNVLEVLDYVKDTQIPVVAPFANSEDMYDFGNLIIAETDKVIYADRIVKEVKEVFSNQKIYIVSGADTTNADYIKTKLEKSLKKADIVIVDNASKIELEQNMMTGQSSPVIAILASDDDAVGNAFASRLINLSKETKGIKAFSMFYTPAFDKKVDELSQASLVYIMDRKIDSEGDFEKEVLAAYKSKYCKTPSKYAIVGFDIVNDMLSRENKKGEIFKQMGQTQTQLATKFEFQRIKPNGAYVNVGYRVVRLLP, encoded by the coding sequence ATGAAAAAAATATTAATTGCTCCCATATTTTTAATGAGTTTCTTTTTACAGGCACAAACGCACACGGTAGCCGAGAAAGAGACGCCGTACTCTATCTCCAGAAAGTACGGTTTATCTATAAAAGAACTTTACGAACTTAATCCTGAAATAAAGGATGGAGCTATTAAGATAGGGCAAACCCTTAATGTCGGTAAAAAATCAACTAGACCAAAACAGAAAGTCGTAGATTCTTCTAAGGAGGTTCAGTTGGGCAAAATTATACTGAAGCCAAAACAAACTTTATATAGTTTAACCCGCCAGTACCACGTTACAGAAGCAGAGGTAAGAAAGCTCAATCCAAATTTGGAAATGAAAATAGGAGAGGAAGTGGTATTGCCTTTGGATAAAATTACCAAATACGGAGCGGCTGAATTGGTAACCATTTCTACTACTAAAGAAACTACTACTCCAACCACTACACAGGAAAATTCGTCTGCAGAAAAAGCGACAAAGACATTAGCAGAAGGTGAGTATGAGGTGCAAGCGAAGGATAACTATTATCGCATTATGAGGCAGTTTGGAATTAGTAAGAAAGACCTTTTTGCACTTAATCCAGGCTTAGAAGAAAGTGGGCTGAAAGTAGGGGAAGTCATCAAAGTGAAACATCAGGCTATTGCAAGTTCTACAGAAAGTGCAAAACCAGATTTTTCGGAAACTAAAAAGGTAACTCTTTCTCAAGAAGATTATATTACCTATACCGTTCAGGAAGGTGATACCGTTTTTGGCATTCTCAATAAGTATGATTTAGATTTAGACCAACTCCTAGAACTTAATCCTCAAATTTCAGAGGGCTTAAAACAAGGGATGGTTCTTAAAATAAAGAAATTTAATAAAGCCTATGTTAAGAAAAACACAAATGCACTTAAGGTAGTACTGATGTTACCATTTGGCTTTGATACGGGAGATTCTAAATATAGAGGACTTGCGACGGATTTTCTTATGGGAGCGAAATTAGCAGTGGAGATGAATGCTAGAAAGGGGCAAGAGTTGGATTTTAATATCATAGATGCGGGTAACGAAAAAGCATTTAAGAAGAACTTAATCCAGATAGACCCATCTAATACAGACTTAATTATAGGACCATTATTCAAGTCTAATGTGTTAGAGGTTTTAGATTATGTTAAAGATACTCAAATTCCTGTAGTAGCTCCATTTGCTAATAGTGAGGATATGTATGATTTTGGTAATTTAATCATTGCTGAAACAGACAAAGTTATCTATGCTGATAGGATTGTAAAAGAGGTAAAAGAGGTTTTTTCTAACCAAAAGATTTATATTGTATCAGGGGCAGATACAACAAACGCTGATTATATAAAAACAAAGTTGGAGAAATCTTTAAAGAAAGCGGATATAGTTATAGTAGATAATGCATCTAAAATAGAATTGGAACAGAATATGATGACAGGGCAAAGCTCTCCAGTAATAGCTATTTTAGCAAGTGATGACGATGCTGTTGGTAATGCGTTTGCTTCTAGGCTGATTAATTTATCTAAAGAAACTAAAGGCATCAAAGCGTTTAGTATGTTCTACACGCCGGCTTTTGATAAAAAAGTAGATGAGTTAAGTCAAGCTAGTTTGGTGTATATTATGGATAGAAAAATAGATTCAGAAGGAGATTTTGAAAAAGAAGTTTTAGCCGCTTATAAATCCAAATATTGTAAAACACCTTCTAAATATGCTATAGTGGGGTTTGATATTGTTAATGATATGCTCTCAAGAGAAAATAAAAAAGGAGAAATCTTTAAACAAATGGGACAAACCCAGACTCAGCTAGCTACAAAATTTGAATTCCAAAGAATAAAACCTAACGGAGCTTATGTAAATGTAGGTTATCGTGTAGTAAGACTTTTACCATAA
- the fabD gene encoding ACP S-malonyltransferase — MKALVFPGQGSQFVGMGQELYDSRKDIKDLMEFSNEILGFNILKIMFNGSEEDLKQTRVTQPAIFIHSVAAVKAIDATGVQMVAGHSLGEFSALVASGVLSFEDGLKLVAQRADAMQKACDANPSSMAAILGLEDERVEEICNQIDGVVVPANYNCPGQLVISGETKAVEEACAKLKEAGAKRALLLPVNGAFHSPLMKPAQDQLATAIENTKFRKASFPIYQNITTTAVANEEEIKQNLIAQLTGSVKWTQSIQNMIKDGATSFVEVGPGKTLQGLIKKINSEVAVSSAM; from the coding sequence ATGAAAGCATTAGTGTTCCCAGGACAGGGGTCTCAGTTTGTAGGAATGGGACAAGAACTGTACGACAGTAGAAAAGATATTAAAGACTTAATGGAGTTTTCTAACGAAATATTAGGTTTTAATATCCTAAAAATTATGTTCAATGGTTCGGAAGAAGATTTAAAACAAACCAGAGTAACGCAACCTGCGATATTTATACATTCAGTAGCAGCAGTTAAGGCTATAGATGCTACGGGGGTTCAGATGGTGGCGGGACATTCTTTAGGAGAATTTTCGGCATTGGTGGCGAGTGGTGTTTTATCCTTTGAAGACGGGTTAAAATTAGTAGCACAAAGAGCGGATGCAATGCAAAAAGCATGTGACGCTAATCCTTCTTCTATGGCGGCTATTTTAGGTTTAGAAGATGAAAGAGTGGAGGAGATTTGTAATCAAATAGATGGCGTGGTAGTACCTGCAAATTATAACTGTCCTGGGCAATTAGTAATCTCTGGAGAGACCAAAGCGGTGGAGGAAGCCTGTGCTAAACTCAAAGAAGCAGGAGCGAAGAGAGCATTGCTATTGCCTGTTAATGGGGCGTTTCACTCACCACTAATGAAGCCTGCACAAGACCAACTTGCAACAGCGATAGAAAATACAAAATTCAGAAAGGCAAGTTTTCCTATTTATCAGAATATTACGACTACAGCAGTGGCTAATGAGGAGGAAATCAAACAAAACCTCATCGCACAGCTTACGGGATCTGTAAAGTGGACACAGTCTATCCAAAATATGATTAAAGATGGTGCAACTTCTTTTGTAGAAGTAGGTCCAGGTAAAACATTACAAGGGTTAATCAAAAAAATAAATTCAGAAGTAGCGGTATCTTCTGCGATGTAA
- a CDS encoding thioredoxin family protein — protein MSQKFKELIASPKPVLIDFFATWCQPCKVQSSVLNTVKENVGNTARIVKIDIDNYPSIANEYSVRSVPTLMIFKNSELLWKGSGVHDVNTLTQLLKEFV, from the coding sequence ATGTCTCAAAAATTTAAAGAACTCATAGCATCTCCTAAACCTGTGCTTATAGACTTTTTTGCCACTTGGTGCCAGCCTTGCAAGGTACAGTCTTCGGTACTCAACACCGTGAAAGAAAATGTGGGAAATACAGCTAGAATTGTAAAAATAGATATTGATAATTACCCGTCTATCGCTAACGAATACAGCGTAAGAAGTGTACCCACTCTTATGATTTTTAAAAACAGTGAACTTCTATGGAAAGGTAGTGGCGTACACGATGTAAACACACTAACCCAACTTCTTAAAGAGTTCGTTTAG
- a CDS encoding rhodanese-like domain-containing protein: MLNFIKKLFGGNTTDFQDLAAKGAQIVDVRTKAEYNSGHIFNSVNIPLQELKQNLNRLDKSRPVITCCASGMRSASAKSILSNNGFTAYNGGGWDSLQKKILK, from the coding sequence ATGTTAAACTTTATAAAAAAACTTTTTGGAGGAAACACCACAGATTTTCAAGATTTAGCCGCAAAGGGAGCTCAAATAGTAGATGTGAGAACTAAAGCCGAGTATAATTCAGGGCATATTTTCAATTCCGTCAATATCCCATTGCAAGAGCTAAAACAAAATCTCAACCGCTTAGATAAAAGCAGACCTGTAATTACCTGTTGTGCCAGTGGTATGCGTAGTGCTTCGGCAAAATCCATCTTGTCTAATAATGGCTTTACTGCTTATAATGGTGGAGGCTGGGACTCACTTCAAAAGAAAATCTTAAAATAA
- a CDS encoding FISUMP domain-containing protein, with the protein MKNKIIYLLILAVTLQWSKAQVVLQALEGPDWEMEVQSVRYLASVYDNNYYPMNSLDLASQPVTAQLGSQNARFSLSRDPLLNYQGQIGAYNVPSGSSFLGIQEAFERKMYHVPIKFINKLGDGSYMVIDYSKNKIIAEATIPARYIKNSATDKKVYLQLYWGEQSGRAFRSESNIEVDAFICAETPIELVQLDMNRGMGQDGKGILLTTFNITFNTSMGVMRKPLELRLLPAIPDRYANQKTNSYAGAWAADKYEHDMFYMPVIGSDGKVWLGNNLGAGYSQLISYYFNPLHQAGATDSVTGQLLTEPTTDQIKRDWRAYGSLYQWQRKSDGHELINWMSSTVGAPAYPGIGSVSNSWTDAGTNKFIIAEFHESWASLPADQPAELHNLWQSGGSNNPCPVGYHVPNMSELSTMVNSIAGGQRTTVWADRKLRLPANGSRNLRDGGIYLTQANGATYWSSYADHEWYAGYLDSWMDYPAEASQYMQVTYGFGVRCIKD; encoded by the coding sequence ATGAAAAACAAAATCATTTACTTGCTAATACTTGCTGTTACTTTACAGTGGAGCAAAGCCCAAGTGGTATTGCAAGCGTTGGAAGGACCAGACTGGGAGATGGAAGTCCAAAGTGTTAGATATTTGGCGTCGGTTTATGATAATAATTACTATCCAATGAATAGTTTAGATCTAGCATCACAACCGGTTACGGCTCAATTGGGGAGTCAAAATGCTAGATTTAGTTTATCTAGAGATCCTCTGCTGAATTATCAGGGACAAATAGGAGCCTATAATGTACCTAGTGGGAGTTCTTTTTTAGGCATTCAAGAAGCATTTGAAAGGAAAATGTATCATGTACCAATAAAGTTTATAAATAAATTAGGAGATGGCTCCTATATGGTTATTGATTACAGTAAAAATAAAATTATAGCGGAAGCTACAATTCCAGCGCGGTACATAAAGAATTCGGCTACCGATAAAAAAGTTTATTTACAATTATATTGGGGAGAGCAATCAGGGAGAGCGTTTAGGAGTGAATCGAATATAGAGGTTGATGCATTTATATGTGCTGAAACCCCTATAGAGTTGGTTCAATTGGATATGAATAGAGGGATGGGTCAAGATGGAAAAGGTATTTTATTAACCACATTTAATATCACATTTAATACTTCTATGGGGGTAATGAGGAAACCTCTTGAACTCCGTCTTTTACCTGCAATCCCTGATCGTTATGCAAATCAAAAAACGAATTCTTATGCGGGAGCGTGGGCAGCAGACAAATATGAGCATGATATGTTTTATATGCCTGTTATAGGATCTGACGGGAAGGTTTGGTTGGGTAATAATTTAGGGGCAGGATATTCTCAATTGATTTCGTATTATTTTAATCCGTTACACCAAGCGGGAGCAACAGATAGTGTAACTGGTCAGCTTTTAACTGAGCCTACCACTGACCAAATTAAGCGAGATTGGCGAGCTTACGGTTCTCTTTATCAATGGCAAAGGAAATCGGATGGTCATGAGCTTATAAATTGGATGTCCTCAACGGTAGGAGCACCAGCATATCCAGGTATAGGTTCTGTCTCTAATTCTTGGACGGATGCAGGAACAAATAAGTTTATTATCGCTGAATTTCATGAATCATGGGCTTCTTTACCAGCAGATCAACCAGCAGAACTTCATAATTTATGGCAATCAGGTGGTAGTAATAATCCTTGTCCTGTAGGATACCATGTACCAAATATGTCTGAATTATCAACTATGGTAAATTCTATTGCTGGAGGACAGCGAACTACCGTTTGGGCTGATCGTAAGCTACGTCTACCTGCAAATGGGAGTCGCAATTTGCGCGATGGTGGAATATATTTAACTCAAGCAAACGGGGCGACCTATTGGAGTTCATACGCAGATCATGAATGGTATGCTGGGTATCTAGACTCGTGGATGGATTATCCAGCGGAGGCTAGCCAATATATGCAGGTTACATATGGTTTTGGTGTACGTTGTATAAAGGATTAA
- a CDS encoding FISUMP domain-containing protein — translation MKNKITFLLILAVTLQCFKAQVVLQALDAYFSVTLESGKKRIASIYDADYFPYNINPRSAALWQRDIAADGIPEALVIDHQGKITTTGLRVGIPVMVQGNGILPAYSTDITIPVTYTEDGNSRVLRFSWEAQSVTSATTYIVATIRSLGGDLLIKKLDMNMGFGTDVEGLLMGAFSYPYRYAGVFSATNVQYKLYAVTGIPDRCLGKTTSACVGYGVNEREHDFVYTPLVGPDGKVWLGNNLGAEYAKYGSTWFDPAAQAGTLDANTGQPLDSPNADQIKKDWRAYGSLFQWQRKPDGHELINWAPSVPLTPKYNSTYNLANSWTFPNTNLFISNGNADFSWVNNAINGKTNNLTLWQGNGENNPCPVGYHVPTHSELHTVIYKMLGYDENNTPSLIDVARWANERVMKLPAPGLRNFDGMLQDGDIVHMYWTSTEGRVIWNAFGTKRIGRSRALSYTGVILRVDEIGWDRATGMSVRCLQD, via the coding sequence ATGAAGAATAAAATCACATTTTTACTCATACTGGCTGTTACTTTGCAATGTTTTAAAGCCCAAGTGGTATTGCAAGCGTTGGATGCGTATTTCAGTGTAACGTTGGAAAGTGGGAAGAAACGCATTGCTTCGATTTACGATGCCGATTATTTTCCTTATAACATTAACCCCCGTTCGGCTGCCCTTTGGCAAAGGGATATTGCAGCGGATGGAATTCCGGAAGCCTTGGTGATAGACCATCAGGGAAAAATCACCACTACGGGCTTACGGGTAGGTATTCCCGTAATGGTACAAGGCAACGGGATTCTTCCCGCTTATAGTACGGATATTACTATACCGGTTACCTATACGGAGGACGGGAACAGCCGTGTCCTTCGCTTTTCGTGGGAAGCCCAATCTGTAACCTCTGCAACCACTTACATTGTAGCCACTATTCGCTCGTTGGGAGGCGATTTGCTGATTAAGAAATTGGATATGAATATGGGCTTTGGTACCGATGTAGAAGGCTTGCTAATGGGCGCTTTCAGCTATCCCTACCGTTATGCGGGTGTTTTTTCCGCTACTAATGTCCAATACAAACTTTATGCGGTAACGGGGATTCCCGACCGCTGCCTTGGAAAGACCACTTCCGCCTGTGTGGGGTATGGGGTTAATGAAAGAGAACACGATTTTGTCTATACACCTCTTGTAGGTCCGGACGGCAAAGTATGGCTGGGGAATAACCTTGGGGCAGAATATGCCAAGTACGGTTCAACTTGGTTTGATCCTGCCGCTCAAGCGGGAACCTTGGACGCTAATACAGGCCAGCCGTTAGACTCCCCCAATGCAGACCAAATAAAAAAAGACTGGCGAGCGTATGGTTCGCTCTTCCAATGGCAAAGAAAGCCGGATGGTCATGAGTTGATTAATTGGGCTCCATCTGTACCTTTAACGCCTAAGTACAATTCTACATATAACTTGGCTAATTCGTGGACTTTCCCGAACACCAATTTGTTCATATCAAACGGTAATGCAGATTTTTCGTGGGTAAACAATGCAATCAACGGGAAAACCAATAACCTTACCTTATGGCAAGGAAATGGCGAGAACAATCCATGTCCTGTGGGTTATCATGTGCCCACTCATTCAGAATTACACACGGTGATTTACAAAATGCTCGGGTATGACGAGAATAATACTCCATCATTGATTGATGTCGCGAGGTGGGCTAATGAACGGGTAATGAAGCTGCCCGCGCCAGGATTAAGGAACTTCGACGGAATGCTGCAAGACGGTGATATCGTACATATGTACTGGACCTCGACGGAAGGCAGGGTGATCTGGAATGCATTTGGGACAAAACGTATCGGCCGATCAAGAGCTTTATCATATACGGGTGTGATATTAAGAGTTGACGAAATTGGATGGGATCGGGCAACCGGCATGAGTGTGAGATGCCTGCAAGATTAG
- a CDS encoding DUF4293 family protein: MLQRIQTIWMFLATVGAVFLFVSSQDVEVMTMGNLPILLGCGLLVILLSLSIFSFKNRKRQIMLNRISIFINALLIGVLIYWLLNLPGGIDFPEKGIEPLFAFISIVCLLIANVYIAKDERLVKSVDRLR, from the coding sequence ATGCTTCAAAGAATACAAACTATTTGGATGTTTTTGGCTACTGTGGGAGCTGTATTTCTTTTTGTATCATCTCAAGATGTAGAAGTTATGACTATGGGAAATCTGCCTATTCTATTAGGTTGCGGGTTGTTGGTGATACTTCTATCTCTTAGTATTTTCAGTTTTAAAAATAGAAAAAGACAAATCATGCTGAACCGCATCAGCATTTTTATAAACGCTTTGTTGATAGGTGTATTGATTTACTGGTTACTAAACTTACCTGGAGGAATAGATTTTCCTGAGAAAGGTATTGAGCCGCTGTTTGCGTTTATCTCTATTGTATGTTTGCTAATCGCAAATGTGTATATAGCGAAAGACGAAAGGCTTGTAAAATCTGTAGACAGACTTCGATAA